A stretch of Salarias fasciatus chromosome 23, fSalaFa1.1, whole genome shotgun sequence DNA encodes these proteins:
- the guk1b gene encoding guanylate kinase 1b isoform X1, with translation MSGPRPVVLSGPSGAGKSTLMKRLMKDHEGVFGFSVSHTTRNPRPGEEDGKGLNKLPMLLGATLLPVADALSSEDLEMSTSFSCPNESETANEDYHFSTREAVQKGIDNGEFIESAEFSGNLYGTSKAAIEDVQAKNLICILDVDIQGVKRIKETDLNPIYISIQPPSMEILEKRLRDRQTESEESLQKRLEAARIDMELSKEPGVFDIVIINDDLERAYEELKDILNEEIQKVQEAKS, from the exons ATGTCAGGACCGAGGCCCGTGGTGCTGAGCGGCCCCTCTGGAGCAGGGAAGAGTACCCTGATGAAGAGGTTGATGAAGGATCACGAAGGCGTATTTGGATTCAGTGTGTCAC ACACAACAAGAAACCCTCgaccaggagaggaagatggcAAAG GGCTGAACAAGCTCCCCATGCTTCTGGGGGCTACTTTACTGCCCGTAGCAGACGCCTTATCCTCAGAAGACTTAGAAATGTCAACCTCATTTTCGTGTCCAAATGAATCAGAAACCGCAAATGAAG ATTACCACTTTTCCACGAGAGAGGCCGTACAGAAGGGCATTGACAATGGAGAGTTCATTGAAAGCGCAGAGTTCTCTGGAAACTTGTATGGAACAAG TAAAGCTGCAATTGAAGATGTGCAAGCTAAGAATCTAATCTGCATCCTGGATGTGGACATCCAGGGCGTTAAAAGGATCAAAGAGACTGATCTGAACCCCATCTACATCTCCATCCAGCCTCCTTCCATGGAGATACTG GAAAAACGcctgagggacagacagacggagtCGGAGGAGAGTTTACAGAAGCGCCTGGAAGCAGCACGAATTGATATGGAGCTCA GCAAGGAGCCCGGGGTGTTTGATATCGTTATCATCAACGATGACTTGGAGCGCGCCTATGAGGAATTAAAAGATATCCTCAATGAA GAAATTCAAAAGGTTCAGGAAGCCAAATCATAA
- the guk1b gene encoding guanylate kinase 1b isoform X2, which yields MSGPRPVVLSGPSGAGKSTLMKRLMKDHEGVFGFSVSHTTRNPRPGEEDGKDYHFSTREAVQKGIDNGEFIESAEFSGNLYGTSKAAIEDVQAKNLICILDVDIQGVKRIKETDLNPIYISIQPPSMEILEKRLRDRQTESEESLQKRLEAARIDMELSKEPGVFDIVIINDDLERAYEELKDILNEEIQKVQEAKS from the exons ATGTCAGGACCGAGGCCCGTGGTGCTGAGCGGCCCCTCTGGAGCAGGGAAGAGTACCCTGATGAAGAGGTTGATGAAGGATCACGAAGGCGTATTTGGATTCAGTGTGTCAC ACACAACAAGAAACCCTCgaccaggagaggaagatggcAAAG ATTACCACTTTTCCACGAGAGAGGCCGTACAGAAGGGCATTGACAATGGAGAGTTCATTGAAAGCGCAGAGTTCTCTGGAAACTTGTATGGAACAAG TAAAGCTGCAATTGAAGATGTGCAAGCTAAGAATCTAATCTGCATCCTGGATGTGGACATCCAGGGCGTTAAAAGGATCAAAGAGACTGATCTGAACCCCATCTACATCTCCATCCAGCCTCCTTCCATGGAGATACTG GAAAAACGcctgagggacagacagacggagtCGGAGGAGAGTTTACAGAAGCGCCTGGAAGCAGCACGAATTGATATGGAGCTCA GCAAGGAGCCCGGGGTGTTTGATATCGTTATCATCAACGATGACTTGGAGCGCGCCTATGAGGAATTAAAAGATATCCTCAATGAA GAAATTCAAAAGGTTCAGGAAGCCAAATCATAA